tgcactttgatacattatacataaatggagtataacttttcattcttcttgttgttcatgatatagaatcacaccatttgtgtagTTATATGTGCACATAGGGTATCAATGTcaaatttattctactatccttccttccCCCAAACTCCCTCCTGTCCCTTCACTCCCTtatgcctaatccaaagtaactctatttttccctaactaccccctttattgtgaattagcgtcctcatatcagagaaaacatttggcctttggttttttgagattggcttattccacttagtatgatattctccacctctatccatttacctgcaaatgccatcaccatcattttttttcattcttcttggggattgaattcaaggcctttttcattcttctttaagtctgggtaatactccattgtgtatatataccacattttctttatccattcatctgttgaaggacacttaggttggttccatagtttagctattgtgagttgagctgctataaatattaatgtggcttTGTTcttatagtatactgattttaagtcctttgggtatagactgaggagttgAAACATAGTATCTTCATACTTAGAAGTTCATGCTAATCTACTGGGAGGACCACTATAAGTTTTGTAATGGCTTTCAGCCAAATAAAATCAAATCCTCTCTGAGGATTGTATCTGGGGCTGAGgagtgactcagtggcagagcacttgcctagcacatgccaggccctggTTTCTAGccctaggaaggaaggaagggaggaaggaaggaaggaaggaaggaagggaggaagaaaagaaaagaaaggaaaggaggaggagggggaagaggaggaggggaaagaggaggagaaaatgaaggaagaaaggaaagaaattaaaaaatgggtTATATGAATCTGGTATTTAAAGGAGATTTAAACAGCTGTGAGTCTTACTGGCATCCATGAGGAACCAGAAGAGGTGGAGGGCAGAGCATGGACTCTGGAATCAGACTGCCTGATTCTAGAATTGCCCCCACCATTCTGGACAAGATACTGAATCCCTCTGTGCCTCATAATATGAGGACAAATGATAGTAACCACCTCACAGAGATGTTGAGAATTAATTGTAGAAATAAGGCACATAAAACAGAACCTGGAACATAGTAAGTACACACTAATTCTATGACATTATGTGTTCTTAACCTCACAAACTGCCAAGGCGAGAAGTACTGTTCACTTTCTGCCAGAATCTTCTTGCAAGGAGCCCAGACTTGGTCCCTGAGAGCAATTGGAACTTCAAGGATGGGCCATGCCCCAGTTGTGGGTTGCAATTCACACAGATGGAGACTATTTCCTTTCTCCCTGGTAGTGTCTCTGTGGGCCTAGTCCCTGCCACTGAAGAACCCACATCAAATAGTAGGACTCAATCTTCCCTGAATATGCACATTCTGATGTTCTGGGGTTAAGTTAGCCAGTCTCATTCTCAGATGATCCAAGGTTATAGAGATCAGTAGAGGCCTCTGAGATAGGACTCTGCACCCAGGATGAAATAAATTGCTTAGTAGAAAAACTTGAGCATCCCTTGGTGCTATGACTTGTTTTGTTTGGACTTTGTCTATAACCCTATTTCTTGCTGATCCTGGGTTACTGGATTCTAGAGTGTTCCCAGTCTTGTTCTGCTCTATGATTTGCATGCTCCGATTGCTCAGTTTGGTAGTGTCCCTGCCTATGTGCCTTCAAGTTACAATTTAATCATATAGAGAAACTCACACTGACCTGTAGTCTGGGAACTGGGGTTAAGCCTTGACCAACATCATCTTTCTGGTTCTGAAGCCAGGCATGGAGATCAGATCTCCTGCTCCACTCCCTATTTAACCTTGCCTGACCTTTGTCTTCTACAATAATTGGGTGAAGTATGCTCTTATTCATTACCATAAATTTGGTGATCAGCAAGAAGATCTTAGGGAAGCATCCAGTTACAACATCTAGCTTATCCATTGAGTAATATGTCAGGAACTGCACGTGGGCAAACTAACCAGTGACAAGAATAGTCTGaggaaataatgattttttttcttgagatttcTCATAACTAGGTGATTCAATGTGCATTATTTAGCCACAAACTTCCACCTGTGAGAAGGCACCTACTAGTCTGAAATCATCTCTTATATAAACCATCTTTTATATAAACCACCCCTAAATCAGCTTTCTGGGACAATGGACCTTTAGGCTGGCATCCTCTGATTAGCTAGCTAATTGTAATAAAGTTCTTTCTCTACCATGGTCTTGCCTTTCCACAAATTGGCTTCCATTATGTGACCAGCAGACTGGGCCTGTGCTCAGTAACTGTTCTGTGCCAATATTATGCCTATGCTGATGAGATCAACTCTACCTGTGTTTGCCTTAAAAGTCCCCCTATCCCTGCTGGAAGTCTTGGTCAACTCAAGACAGAGCATCTTCTTTCTCTAAAGTGAAAGCATAGGCACAGAGAAACCAAATTATTTGAttaggaaacaaagaaagaactaCAAATTTAACTGGGTCAGAATTAGACCCTTTGGATCACATTGTATCCAAATTACAGTAATCATTAAgacttttgggattttttttttttttttttgcattactggggattgaaccgagggtatgtctaccactgagccacatccccagcccttttcattttgagattctgTCTTGCTtaattggccaggctggccttgaacttatgatcctcctgctttagcctcctgagtagttgggattataggtgtaggcCACCCCACCCATCTTTAAGAAGACTTCATTCTTAAATAAAATGTCACTTTAATAAAATActgcacatacatattttttgttttcaaatatgttaAGAGCAGGATGGTTGGTGTGAATGATAACATATGGTATCCTAAATTAGTAGCAAAAACAAGGAGTCTCAAATAAATAGattcaggatttttttgtttgtttttgagggcACACCCTGCAAATCAGCTGAGACTGGAGAACAGACTGGAAGGATTTGACTTTTCCTCTAAGAAAGTGCTCTTGGTTGACTTGGAATGTAGAAAGGAGTCATATTTACTCTCCATGAATCAAAAGTAACATCGGAGTGACCTTTTGGAGAGAGGAATCCTGGCCCTTTCCCTGCCATTTTGCCCAAGATTTCAGAGCTTAACTTCGACATACAAAAGTGCTACCAAAGAGTCACAATTTAGGCATCTGAGGATCCAGCAGGGTAGATGGCGAGCCAGGGGGAAATTTTGGGGAAAGTAAAGCTGAGCTATTAAGGAAGAAGATGTAATGTGATCAAAGAAAACCAACTCTGCTTGAATGTTGTGGCTTTGTAGAATACCTCAGTCACTGCAGTCATTTAGAAATCCAAGTCAATACAAGTATCATGtatctaaagtaaaaaaatacCCAAAGCAGTTATTCCACTAATCACCTATTAAGTATACTTTGAGTTGGTCTACCATTATTGAGAGTGCCATATCTAAAAAGATTCAAACATATTTGAAGCCATTTAGACATTGATTGGCATGTAGTTTGCACAATATGTGAGATACTAAGAAATCCTCCTTGActcattccctttcctctatcAAATCTATGTAATCCTTTCTCCTTTTCATGGGAGGGATGAGCACAGGTAGAAAATTCTCAGTTGGGATTTTGGCCTGGATTTGTGAGCTTCCCTACTGGAAGTCTTGCTTCTGTATCTCTGACAGAAAAACAGGTAAGTAGGTCTTCAGGGAAAAATCCAGAACTACCCAACTTCTAATGGTTGAGGCTTTCTCACATGGCCTCATTAGCTTTTCAAAAAACACCATCCACTATAATCAGGATTGAGAAAGGGGGAAGGTCACTTGAGCTAACTTTAACAACTCCAACCTCAAAATGGGCTGGGAGAAGACCTTAGTTCCTTGGTCTAGGACCTTGGCACAGTCACTGAATTTAAATACTGAAGACTCCGCCACATGCTTTACAAAGACTTCTTGTGTGATTGGCCCAGGATGCGCGTGATGCAGTAGGGGATGAGACTGACAGAGGCCAAGGGCACTGTCATACTCTTGCAGAAGGACAATACATAGAAGATCAGCTCAATTTGGGATGGGGGTTTCAGAGAGTCAAAGAGATGCAGGAGGATGAGGGAAGTCACGATGCAGCTGAGGCGGAAAGGGAGCCACTTGCTGAGACTCCCCCTGCAGCTCTCCCTATACATGCTGGAGTTGAGAGCCAGGCCCAGGCCAAAGAGGGTCCCCAGGTTCTTGAGCAGGCTGGCAAAGGGCGTAGTGTCAATATGGACCCATTCTGGCCTCTCACACCATCTCTTGGCTTTCTCCAGAGTCCACAGGAggtccacccccagcccctttagcACCAAGTAAAATCCAATGGCGAAGCTGAACAGGAAGAAggtaatgagaaaatatttcttgagaCTGGCATTGTAGATGCTCCGGATGTGGTGGAAAGTTTCAGCAACAGCAATGCCTGAGCAGGACAAAGAATGACTGTGAGAAATGGAGAAGATTCTGGACTTTCACTAGGGGTGGATCAGGAGCAATGGGTAGCATGCCATCCATCCTGGCATTGTGGAATTAAATCACGGATTTCAGATCAGAGTGTACTCCTGGAATACTCTCATGATGGAGAACTCACTCCTACTAAAACAACCCATTTTTGGTTTTGAATGAATTTGATTGCCATATAGTTCTTCCTTGTGCTCAGCTGACATCTGTCTCCCTCTAATACCCCCTGTTGGTCTCAATTGTTTCCACAGGAATTAGTAAGTTATGAATTTAGTCCCTTTGACACATTTGAAGATTTCCCTCTCTAACCTAAACGTTCCCGGATCTTGTCTCGTCTattcatggtactggggattgaatggtaccagggccttgcatatgcaaggcaagtgctcaaccactgagctatattcccagtgccCAGATTTTTCATGTAACATGGCTTCCAGATTCTTCCTCAGACATGGGACCGACTACTAATTGCTATGTTGCTTTTGTGATTACTATGAAACCATTATGTTCCTCCTCAATATTTTTTTAGCTACTATGTTCTGCTCTTGGGGAAAATCCTACAATTTCCTTAAGATCTTATGTTCTAATTCCATCCACAGAAATCAACCTACCTAAATTTTTTTTGCCCCTTTTTAATTAGATCtaagaaaaatgcagaaatacaAAACCTGAACCTGTAAGAGATCAGGTGTACATATTTATTAGGGTTTGCAaaggaatatatttaaataaagagctAGCCTAGGACATCGTATTTATTTGCTAAATTTGATAGAATCCCATTTCCAATTGAAGCTCAGTAGGAAATAAAGAAGGTAATGAGCTTGGAAATTTCAAGCTAATTAAATTGGGTGGGTTAACTTGATGTATTACACCTTTTCTGGAACATACTTGTGTAGATGTGGGAATACTAtagaaattaattatttcaaatagtcaccctgcattttcttcctttcttcccctccacCTACCCACAAACTGGAGATTAAACTTggggatgctctatcactgatctaTGCCCCCaaccctttatatatatatatttgtactggggattgaattcaggggctctcgaccactgagccacatccccagccctattttgtattttatttagagacagagtctcactgagttgcttagtgcctcaccattgctgaggctggctttgacctctcaaccctcctgtctcagtctcctctcagctgggattacaggcatactccACCACTCCAAGCTAGTCACTCTTGACTTTCAAACTACTGAAATATTAACAGAACTTCTCAGAACATAGCTGCAATGCTGAGATTTTGAACTGATTAGGGAATTAAGGATGGAGTGGgtagaagggaaggaggaagttgGAGCAGCTGATACCTGATAAGACTCCAGCAACAACCTGGTGGGGGAAATGAGCAGCAAGGTAGATTCGAGACAGACAGACATTCAGTTGCACAGCCCAGAATCCCAACCACAAAATGACGTTCAAGCACCTGCAATGGAAGAGGGAGCCATAACAGAACCCAGAAGTGGATACTgcagtaaagaaaacaatcccaGGGGAAATGGTGGAGCCTAGCAAATTCCATCAGTGGAATTTTTGTAAGTTGCAGCCCCTTCTCAAAGGCACAAAGATGTCTGTAGTAAGAGATGAAACTGCTTGAATGAATTTGAACCACCCAATTGTATTTGTTTCATAACTAAGGATTTGTACAGTTTGACTGTTTTATGTCTGTTTTAACCCTGATGGGACAACTCTATGGTTGGTACAGAAATGGATTTTTAATTAATCCCTGCTCCTAAGTCATTACTTGATTTTTTTgggtgctggtgatcaaaccccgGGCCTTGCACTTACTATACCCCTGAGTTATATTTCAGCtccactgatctttttttttttggagggggcggGGCAGATGGAttaagggattgaacccaagggcacttaaccactgaaccacatctccagcccttttatttattgattgattgattttgagacagggtctcactaaattgcttaaggtgatcctcctgcctcagcctcttgagctgctgggattacaggcatgtgccaccatgcccgactCCACAACCTGATCTTTAGAAGCCCCTCATGTTAGGCTTTGTACGCTTGTCTGTAAAGCAAAGGTTGCACTAGTGGGTTCCTTCCATTCCTAACATTCTGTGACTCTGGTGTTCACCCTTAGCATAAGTGCCACAACTTTTATCAGTGCCAATGCATAGTGTGAGAATGGGTTTTGGGGAAtgtgaggaaaaataaatggtGTCTCAGACACAGAGAGAGCCACTTCCTGCTTTCCACCATTCCGCCTGGATGGTGAGTTCTTACCGAAATCTGTATGTTGGCTTTTCCTTTCCACGAAAGATAGAGAGGGTAGATGTGACCATCACATAGTATACACCGGCTGTACCCATGGCATGGCCAGAAGGACTTCCTAAAGGGCAGGAAAGAGACAAATATACTATAGATGAAAAGATCTCCATCTGAGAGACTGCCAGAGAGCATCATCTACCCAATCATCTGAATATTATTTCCTATCCATCCTTCCATTCATCTACCCTTCTATCCATTCATTCaaccatccattcatttatctataACTTGTTCATTTAACAATATCTGTTGAGCTCCTACTATGTGCCTAGCATCGTGCAAGACTCTCCAGAGAAGGtccctttttgttgttgctgagggccattgccaagtaggaatgacgcatcgaaatttccttgtcagcgtaccccatgttgcttagaggaaggactcgtggaaatggacttgcgttggacattcgctgtgacattgcatgtatgtttgagaaaggtgaccctgctcaaggaccagggtggatccaggtttagggtgtatcctgcaggttttaggaagtatcccgctccttgggtttagggcattcccggtttaggacaatctgggtttagggcagttcaaggtttaaggttattcctgctggaaatagggcatatcctgctgcctgagttcccattgagttctcgtg
This window of the Ictidomys tridecemlineatus isolate mIctTri1 chromosome 3, mIctTri1.hap1, whole genome shotgun sequence genome carries:
- the G6pc1 gene encoding glucose-6-phosphatase catalytic subunit 1 — encoded protein: MRMEEGMNALHDFGIQSTRYLQVNYQDSQDWFILVSVIADLRNAFYVLFPIWFHLRESVGIKLLWVAVIGDWLNLVFKWILFGQRPYWWVLDTDYYSNSSVPLIKQFPVTCETGPGSPSGHAMGTAGVYYVMVTSTLSIFRGKEKPTYRFRCLNVILWLGFWAVQLNVCLSRIYLAAHFPHQVVAGVLSGIAVAETFHHIRSIYNASLKKYFLITFFLFSFAIGFYLVLKGLGVDLLWTLEKAKRWCERPEWVHIDTTPFASLLKNLGTLFGLGLALNSSMYRESCRGSLSKWLPFRLSCIVTSLILLHLFDSLKPPSQIELIFYVLSFCKSMTVPLASVSLIPYCITRILGQSHKKSL